One window of the Salvelinus fontinalis isolate EN_2023a chromosome 2, ASM2944872v1, whole genome shotgun sequence genome contains the following:
- the LOC129824334 gene encoding transcriptional repressor CTCF-like isoform X1, translating into MSHIPPVTACSFLGCSKARTDTLHSLPKDPEIRRQWVQFLFTSNPDVHIGTTTRICSAHFNRDSFLNWGPKSMGYAKLFVLKPDAIPTIFPIHEVSVEHMTSGVTKDEGCQYEPPPVCNIMVPSPPRPVLVPLKHNVSTQAYYYREKNKNKAIQVQPIQKNVGVNTRFTEDIPHREVNRLNSVTVYMARKYVVYEDCLLPLFKTCPVCRGSCSIDKFIQDTLLTINRFCNHCDHRSQWKSQPFNLPAEYLSSSAAKVSTGTTDAPTGTSAGTSTGTSTDAQTGTFNSQTLKTAEESGLLLESNDGDICNKGLEDIQTLVFETTLCLDDEVHDDKAIKKKRQSEEEQKEVGEEEIEGEEEMEEEMEGEEETREEEEESSDREWEPEVELGELLASDSEGDSPALCPDCGTFTKGSKAHVCEHVKPFVCQDCGKRFVNEVSLNIHRRIHKPGYVHECKYCLKPLQSRPEKLRHEESHPRVEKPYECPDCPKRFSDIKARDSHIQGHRGPTQHICNICKMEFNKKHILERHMLVHSGDKSYTCPECQRSFNQASHLKSHMRLHTGERPYKCQQCDKSFNHNVSLKSHVQRYHPGLSYGTKENEEGQELISNSATQTEQQVMIEESREPNAETWQKRVKRARRAGRKRKRQTFDPEEFVESKNSDSEFNPEEEESGSNSDSDFNPEEEESGSKRRSTGRPIGRPKGRPGTSRKIYAGTVGKELDGSNLNEHKSAKQWEQEEERQSEPEEVGERGSKRKATSRGRGRGKGRPKTIRERHEGTTCEELVESNLDEQVPSIETALSELLESCWSIQNVDDAFDPMPN; encoded by the exons ATGTCGCACATACCGCCGGTAACTGCTTGCAGCTTTCTTGGTTGTTCCAAAGCCAGGACTGATACTTTACACAGTCTTCCTAAAGACCCTGAAATCAGAAGACAGTGGGTGCAGTTTCTTTTTACTTCAAATCCAGATGTGCATATCGGTACTACAACACGAATTTGCAGCGCGCATTTCAACAGGGATTCGTTTCTAAATTGGGGGCCGAAGTCAATGGGGTATGCCAAACTATTTGTTCTGAAACCGGACGCCATCCCAACTATTTTTCCGATTCATGAAGTATCG GTGGAACACATGACGTCGGGTGTGACAAAAGATGAGGGATGCCAATATGAACCACCACCAGTATGCAACATTATGGTACCATCACCTCCAAGACCCGTTCTGGTACCGTTAAAACACAACGTGTCAACACAGGCTTATTATTacagagaaaaaaataaaaacaaag CCATCCAAGTGCAGCCAATCCAGAAGAATGTAGGAGTCAATACAAGGTTTACGGAGGACATACCACACAGGGAAGTGAACCG GTTAAACTCTGTCACGGTGTACATGGCGAGGAAGTATGTGGTCTACGAAGACTGCCTCCTTCCGTTGTTCAAGACTTGTCCAGTCTGTCGAGGCTCCTGCAGCATCGACAAGTTCATCCAAGACACCCTGCTCACCATCAACCGGTTCTGCAACCACTGTGACCACCGGAGCCAATGGAAGAGCCAGCCCTTTAACCTCCCAGCTGAATACCTGTCCTCCTCAGCAGCCAAAGTATCAACTGGCACAACTGATGCTCCAACTGGCACGTCAGCTGGTACCTCAACTGGCACATCCACTGATGCTCAGACTGGCACCTTCAATTCTCAGACCTTGAAG ACTGCGGAGGAAAGTGGTCTTCTGTTGGAGAGTAACGATGGTGATATCTGCAACAAAGGTCTGGAGGACATTCAAACCCTGGTGTTTGAGACGACTCTTTGTTTGGATGACGAAGTTCACGACGACAAAGCCATTAAGAAGAAACGTCAGTCAGAGGAGGAACAAAAAGAGGTGGGGGAGGAAGAAatagagggggaggaagaaatGGAGGAAGaaatggagggggaggaggagacaagagaggaggaggaggagagctctGATAGGGAGTGGGAACCGGAGGTGGAGTTAGGTGAACTTCTAGCCTCAGATTCTGAAGGGGATTCCCCGGCGCTATGCCCGGATTGCGGCACGTTCACCAAAGGCTCCAAGGCTCACGTCTGTGAGCATGTGAAGCCGTTCGTCTGCCAGGACTGTGGCAAGCGGTTCGTTAACGAGGTCTCTCTTAACATTCACAGAAGAATCCACAAGCCAGGCTATGTGCACGAGTGCAAGTACTGCCTCAAGCCGCTCCAGAGCAGGCCGGAGAAACTAAGGCACGAGGAGAGCCACCCGCGTGTGGAAAAGCCCTACGAATGCCCTGACTGCCCCAAACGATTTAGCGACATTAAAGCCCGAGACAGCCACATTCAAGGTCACAGGGGGCCCACACAGCACATTTGCAACATCTGTAAAATGGAGTTCAACAAAAAACACATCCTGGAAAGACACATGCTAGTCCACAGCGGGGACAAGTCCTACACATGCCCCGAGTGTCAGCGCTCCTTCAACCAAGCGAGCCATCTCAAGTCCCACATGCGCCTCCACACGGGCGAGCGGCCGTACAAGTGCCAGCAATGTGACAAATCGTTCAACCACAACGTGAGTCTGAAAAGCCACGTCCAGCGCTATCACCCAGGCCTTAGCTACGGGACCAAGGAGAATGAAGAGGGACAGGAGCTCATCTCAAACTCAGCGACTCAGACTGAACAACaggtaatgatagaggagagtcGAGAGCCAAACGCAGAGACTTGGCAGAAGAGAGTGAAGAGGGCACGCAgggcagggaggaagaggaaacGACAGACCTTTGACCCTGAGGAGTTTGTGGAGAGTAAGAACAGTGACTCAGAATTCAacccagaagaggaggagagcgggAGCAACAGTGACTCTGACTTCaacccagaggaagaagagagtGGGAGCAAAAGGAGGAGTACAGGTAGACCAATAGGCAGACCAAAAGGAAGACCAGGGACCAGCAGAAAGATCTATGCAGGAACTGTTGGTAAAGAGCTTGATGGATCGAACCTGAATGAACACAAATCTGCAAAACAGTgggagcaggaggaagagaggcagagcgaaccggaggaggtgggggagagagggagcaaaaGGAAAGCCACAagcagaggaagggggagaggcaAGGGAAGACCAAAAACCATTAGAGAAAGGCATGAGGGAACTACTTGCGAAGAGCTTGTTGAATCTAACCTGGATGAACAAGTACCATCAATAGAGACGGCTCTTTCTGAACTTTTAGAGAGTTGTTGGTCAATTCAAAATGTAGATGATGCTTTTGACCCGATGCCAAATTAA
- the LOC129824334 gene encoding transcriptional repressor CTCF-like isoform X2 yields the protein MDISADRSNYKELAEVSCARSSTGTLNVPLQLLQILSCTGQASEHLTSFLHSITAVIHLQHCVEHMTSGVTKDEGCQYEPPPVCNIMVPSPPRPVLVPLKHNVSTQAYYYREKNKNKAIQVQPIQKNVGVNTRFTEDIPHREVNRLNSVTVYMARKYVVYEDCLLPLFKTCPVCRGSCSIDKFIQDTLLTINRFCNHCDHRSQWKSQPFNLPAEYLSSSAAKVSTGTTDAPTGTSAGTSTGTSTDAQTGTFNSQTLKTAEESGLLLESNDGDICNKGLEDIQTLVFETTLCLDDEVHDDKAIKKKRQSEEEQKEVGEEEIEGEEEMEEEMEGEEETREEEEESSDREWEPEVELGELLASDSEGDSPALCPDCGTFTKGSKAHVCEHVKPFVCQDCGKRFVNEVSLNIHRRIHKPGYVHECKYCLKPLQSRPEKLRHEESHPRVEKPYECPDCPKRFSDIKARDSHIQGHRGPTQHICNICKMEFNKKHILERHMLVHSGDKSYTCPECQRSFNQASHLKSHMRLHTGERPYKCQQCDKSFNHNVSLKSHVQRYHPGLSYGTKENEEGQELISNSATQTEQQVMIEESREPNAETWQKRVKRARRAGRKRKRQTFDPEEFVESKNSDSEFNPEEEESGSNSDSDFNPEEEESGSKRRSTGRPIGRPKGRPGTSRKIYAGTVGKELDGSNLNEHKSAKQWEQEEERQSEPEEVGERGSKRKATSRGRGRGKGRPKTIRERHEGTTCEELVESNLDEQVPSIETALSELLESCWSIQNVDDAFDPMPN from the exons GTGGAACACATGACGTCGGGTGTGACAAAAGATGAGGGATGCCAATATGAACCACCACCAGTATGCAACATTATGGTACCATCACCTCCAAGACCCGTTCTGGTACCGTTAAAACACAACGTGTCAACACAGGCTTATTATTacagagaaaaaaataaaaacaaag CCATCCAAGTGCAGCCAATCCAGAAGAATGTAGGAGTCAATACAAGGTTTACGGAGGACATACCACACAGGGAAGTGAACCG GTTAAACTCTGTCACGGTGTACATGGCGAGGAAGTATGTGGTCTACGAAGACTGCCTCCTTCCGTTGTTCAAGACTTGTCCAGTCTGTCGAGGCTCCTGCAGCATCGACAAGTTCATCCAAGACACCCTGCTCACCATCAACCGGTTCTGCAACCACTGTGACCACCGGAGCCAATGGAAGAGCCAGCCCTTTAACCTCCCAGCTGAATACCTGTCCTCCTCAGCAGCCAAAGTATCAACTGGCACAACTGATGCTCCAACTGGCACGTCAGCTGGTACCTCAACTGGCACATCCACTGATGCTCAGACTGGCACCTTCAATTCTCAGACCTTGAAG ACTGCGGAGGAAAGTGGTCTTCTGTTGGAGAGTAACGATGGTGATATCTGCAACAAAGGTCTGGAGGACATTCAAACCCTGGTGTTTGAGACGACTCTTTGTTTGGATGACGAAGTTCACGACGACAAAGCCATTAAGAAGAAACGTCAGTCAGAGGAGGAACAAAAAGAGGTGGGGGAGGAAGAAatagagggggaggaagaaatGGAGGAAGaaatggagggggaggaggagacaagagaggaggaggaggagagctctGATAGGGAGTGGGAACCGGAGGTGGAGTTAGGTGAACTTCTAGCCTCAGATTCTGAAGGGGATTCCCCGGCGCTATGCCCGGATTGCGGCACGTTCACCAAAGGCTCCAAGGCTCACGTCTGTGAGCATGTGAAGCCGTTCGTCTGCCAGGACTGTGGCAAGCGGTTCGTTAACGAGGTCTCTCTTAACATTCACAGAAGAATCCACAAGCCAGGCTATGTGCACGAGTGCAAGTACTGCCTCAAGCCGCTCCAGAGCAGGCCGGAGAAACTAAGGCACGAGGAGAGCCACCCGCGTGTGGAAAAGCCCTACGAATGCCCTGACTGCCCCAAACGATTTAGCGACATTAAAGCCCGAGACAGCCACATTCAAGGTCACAGGGGGCCCACACAGCACATTTGCAACATCTGTAAAATGGAGTTCAACAAAAAACACATCCTGGAAAGACACATGCTAGTCCACAGCGGGGACAAGTCCTACACATGCCCCGAGTGTCAGCGCTCCTTCAACCAAGCGAGCCATCTCAAGTCCCACATGCGCCTCCACACGGGCGAGCGGCCGTACAAGTGCCAGCAATGTGACAAATCGTTCAACCACAACGTGAGTCTGAAAAGCCACGTCCAGCGCTATCACCCAGGCCTTAGCTACGGGACCAAGGAGAATGAAGAGGGACAGGAGCTCATCTCAAACTCAGCGACTCAGACTGAACAACaggtaatgatagaggagagtcGAGAGCCAAACGCAGAGACTTGGCAGAAGAGAGTGAAGAGGGCACGCAgggcagggaggaagaggaaacGACAGACCTTTGACCCTGAGGAGTTTGTGGAGAGTAAGAACAGTGACTCAGAATTCAacccagaagaggaggagagcgggAGCAACAGTGACTCTGACTTCaacccagaggaagaagagagtGGGAGCAAAAGGAGGAGTACAGGTAGACCAATAGGCAGACCAAAAGGAAGACCAGGGACCAGCAGAAAGATCTATGCAGGAACTGTTGGTAAAGAGCTTGATGGATCGAACCTGAATGAACACAAATCTGCAAAACAGTgggagcaggaggaagagaggcagagcgaaccggaggaggtgggggagagagggagcaaaaGGAAAGCCACAagcagaggaagggggagaggcaAGGGAAGACCAAAAACCATTAGAGAAAGGCATGAGGGAACTACTTGCGAAGAGCTTGTTGAATCTAACCTGGATGAACAAGTACCATCAATAGAGACGGCTCTTTCTGAACTTTTAGAGAGTTGTTGGTCAATTCAAAATGTAGATGATGCTTTTGACCCGATGCCAAATTAA
- the LOC129824334 gene encoding zinc finger protein 345-like isoform X4: protein MARKYVVYEDCLLPLFKTCPVCRGSCSIDKFIQDTLLTINRFCNHCDHRSQWKSQPFNLPAEYLSSSAAKVSTGTTDAPTGTSAGTSTGTSTDAQTGTFNSQTLKTAEESGLLLESNDGDICNKGLEDIQTLVFETTLCLDDEVHDDKAIKKKRQSEEEQKEVGEEEIEGEEEMEEEMEGEEETREEEEESSDREWEPEVELGELLASDSEGDSPALCPDCGTFTKGSKAHVCEHVKPFVCQDCGKRFVNEVSLNIHRRIHKPGYVHECKYCLKPLQSRPEKLRHEESHPRVEKPYECPDCPKRFSDIKARDSHIQGHRGPTQHICNICKMEFNKKHILERHMLVHSGDKSYTCPECQRSFNQASHLKSHMRLHTGERPYKCQQCDKSFNHNVSLKSHVQRYHPGLSYGTKENEEGQELISNSATQTEQQVMIEESREPNAETWQKRVKRARRAGRKRKRQTFDPEEFVESKNSDSEFNPEEEESGSNSDSDFNPEEEESGSKRRSTGRPIGRPKGRPGTSRKIYAGTVGKELDGSNLNEHKSAKQWEQEEERQSEPEEVGERGSKRKATSRGRGRGKGRPKTIRERHEGTTCEELVESNLDEQVPSIETALSELLESCWSIQNVDDAFDPMPN, encoded by the exons ATGGCGAGGAAGTATGTGGTCTACGAAGACTGCCTCCTTCCGTTGTTCAAGACTTGTCCAGTCTGTCGAGGCTCCTGCAGCATCGACAAGTTCATCCAAGACACCCTGCTCACCATCAACCGGTTCTGCAACCACTGTGACCACCGGAGCCAATGGAAGAGCCAGCCCTTTAACCTCCCAGCTGAATACCTGTCCTCCTCAGCAGCCAAAGTATCAACTGGCACAACTGATGCTCCAACTGGCACGTCAGCTGGTACCTCAACTGGCACATCCACTGATGCTCAGACTGGCACCTTCAATTCTCAGACCTTGAAG ACTGCGGAGGAAAGTGGTCTTCTGTTGGAGAGTAACGATGGTGATATCTGCAACAAAGGTCTGGAGGACATTCAAACCCTGGTGTTTGAGACGACTCTTTGTTTGGATGACGAAGTTCACGACGACAAAGCCATTAAGAAGAAACGTCAGTCAGAGGAGGAACAAAAAGAGGTGGGGGAGGAAGAAatagagggggaggaagaaatGGAGGAAGaaatggagggggaggaggagacaagagaggaggaggaggagagctctGATAGGGAGTGGGAACCGGAGGTGGAGTTAGGTGAACTTCTAGCCTCAGATTCTGAAGGGGATTCCCCGGCGCTATGCCCGGATTGCGGCACGTTCACCAAAGGCTCCAAGGCTCACGTCTGTGAGCATGTGAAGCCGTTCGTCTGCCAGGACTGTGGCAAGCGGTTCGTTAACGAGGTCTCTCTTAACATTCACAGAAGAATCCACAAGCCAGGCTATGTGCACGAGTGCAAGTACTGCCTCAAGCCGCTCCAGAGCAGGCCGGAGAAACTAAGGCACGAGGAGAGCCACCCGCGTGTGGAAAAGCCCTACGAATGCCCTGACTGCCCCAAACGATTTAGCGACATTAAAGCCCGAGACAGCCACATTCAAGGTCACAGGGGGCCCACACAGCACATTTGCAACATCTGTAAAATGGAGTTCAACAAAAAACACATCCTGGAAAGACACATGCTAGTCCACAGCGGGGACAAGTCCTACACATGCCCCGAGTGTCAGCGCTCCTTCAACCAAGCGAGCCATCTCAAGTCCCACATGCGCCTCCACACGGGCGAGCGGCCGTACAAGTGCCAGCAATGTGACAAATCGTTCAACCACAACGTGAGTCTGAAAAGCCACGTCCAGCGCTATCACCCAGGCCTTAGCTACGGGACCAAGGAGAATGAAGAGGGACAGGAGCTCATCTCAAACTCAGCGACTCAGACTGAACAACaggtaatgatagaggagagtcGAGAGCCAAACGCAGAGACTTGGCAGAAGAGAGTGAAGAGGGCACGCAgggcagggaggaagaggaaacGACAGACCTTTGACCCTGAGGAGTTTGTGGAGAGTAAGAACAGTGACTCAGAATTCAacccagaagaggaggagagcgggAGCAACAGTGACTCTGACTTCaacccagaggaagaagagagtGGGAGCAAAAGGAGGAGTACAGGTAGACCAATAGGCAGACCAAAAGGAAGACCAGGGACCAGCAGAAAGATCTATGCAGGAACTGTTGGTAAAGAGCTTGATGGATCGAACCTGAATGAACACAAATCTGCAAAACAGTgggagcaggaggaagagaggcagagcgaaccggaggaggtgggggagagagggagcaaaaGGAAAGCCACAagcagaggaagggggagaggcaAGGGAAGACCAAAAACCATTAGAGAAAGGCATGAGGGAACTACTTGCGAAGAGCTTGTTGAATCTAACCTGGATGAACAAGTACCATCAATAGAGACGGCTCTTTCTGAACTTTTAGAGAGTTGTTGGTCAATTCAAAATGTAGATGATGCTTTTGACCCGATGCCAAATTAA
- the LOC129824334 gene encoding zinc finger protein with KRAB and SCAN domains 8-like isoform X3, with product MTSGVTKDEGCQYEPPPVCNIMVPSPPRPVLVPLKHNVSTQAYYYREKNKNKAIQVQPIQKNVGVNTRFTEDIPHREVNRLNSVTVYMARKYVVYEDCLLPLFKTCPVCRGSCSIDKFIQDTLLTINRFCNHCDHRSQWKSQPFNLPAEYLSSSAAKVSTGTTDAPTGTSAGTSTGTSTDAQTGTFNSQTLKTAEESGLLLESNDGDICNKGLEDIQTLVFETTLCLDDEVHDDKAIKKKRQSEEEQKEVGEEEIEGEEEMEEEMEGEEETREEEEESSDREWEPEVELGELLASDSEGDSPALCPDCGTFTKGSKAHVCEHVKPFVCQDCGKRFVNEVSLNIHRRIHKPGYVHECKYCLKPLQSRPEKLRHEESHPRVEKPYECPDCPKRFSDIKARDSHIQGHRGPTQHICNICKMEFNKKHILERHMLVHSGDKSYTCPECQRSFNQASHLKSHMRLHTGERPYKCQQCDKSFNHNVSLKSHVQRYHPGLSYGTKENEEGQELISNSATQTEQQVMIEESREPNAETWQKRVKRARRAGRKRKRQTFDPEEFVESKNSDSEFNPEEEESGSNSDSDFNPEEEESGSKRRSTGRPIGRPKGRPGTSRKIYAGTVGKELDGSNLNEHKSAKQWEQEEERQSEPEEVGERGSKRKATSRGRGRGKGRPKTIRERHEGTTCEELVESNLDEQVPSIETALSELLESCWSIQNVDDAFDPMPN from the exons ATGACGTCGGGTGTGACAAAAGATGAGGGATGCCAATATGAACCACCACCAGTATGCAACATTATGGTACCATCACCTCCAAGACCCGTTCTGGTACCGTTAAAACACAACGTGTCAACACAGGCTTATTATTacagagaaaaaaataaaaacaaag CCATCCAAGTGCAGCCAATCCAGAAGAATGTAGGAGTCAATACAAGGTTTACGGAGGACATACCACACAGGGAAGTGAACCG GTTAAACTCTGTCACGGTGTACATGGCGAGGAAGTATGTGGTCTACGAAGACTGCCTCCTTCCGTTGTTCAAGACTTGTCCAGTCTGTCGAGGCTCCTGCAGCATCGACAAGTTCATCCAAGACACCCTGCTCACCATCAACCGGTTCTGCAACCACTGTGACCACCGGAGCCAATGGAAGAGCCAGCCCTTTAACCTCCCAGCTGAATACCTGTCCTCCTCAGCAGCCAAAGTATCAACTGGCACAACTGATGCTCCAACTGGCACGTCAGCTGGTACCTCAACTGGCACATCCACTGATGCTCAGACTGGCACCTTCAATTCTCAGACCTTGAAG ACTGCGGAGGAAAGTGGTCTTCTGTTGGAGAGTAACGATGGTGATATCTGCAACAAAGGTCTGGAGGACATTCAAACCCTGGTGTTTGAGACGACTCTTTGTTTGGATGACGAAGTTCACGACGACAAAGCCATTAAGAAGAAACGTCAGTCAGAGGAGGAACAAAAAGAGGTGGGGGAGGAAGAAatagagggggaggaagaaatGGAGGAAGaaatggagggggaggaggagacaagagaggaggaggaggagagctctGATAGGGAGTGGGAACCGGAGGTGGAGTTAGGTGAACTTCTAGCCTCAGATTCTGAAGGGGATTCCCCGGCGCTATGCCCGGATTGCGGCACGTTCACCAAAGGCTCCAAGGCTCACGTCTGTGAGCATGTGAAGCCGTTCGTCTGCCAGGACTGTGGCAAGCGGTTCGTTAACGAGGTCTCTCTTAACATTCACAGAAGAATCCACAAGCCAGGCTATGTGCACGAGTGCAAGTACTGCCTCAAGCCGCTCCAGAGCAGGCCGGAGAAACTAAGGCACGAGGAGAGCCACCCGCGTGTGGAAAAGCCCTACGAATGCCCTGACTGCCCCAAACGATTTAGCGACATTAAAGCCCGAGACAGCCACATTCAAGGTCACAGGGGGCCCACACAGCACATTTGCAACATCTGTAAAATGGAGTTCAACAAAAAACACATCCTGGAAAGACACATGCTAGTCCACAGCGGGGACAAGTCCTACACATGCCCCGAGTGTCAGCGCTCCTTCAACCAAGCGAGCCATCTCAAGTCCCACATGCGCCTCCACACGGGCGAGCGGCCGTACAAGTGCCAGCAATGTGACAAATCGTTCAACCACAACGTGAGTCTGAAAAGCCACGTCCAGCGCTATCACCCAGGCCTTAGCTACGGGACCAAGGAGAATGAAGAGGGACAGGAGCTCATCTCAAACTCAGCGACTCAGACTGAACAACaggtaatgatagaggagagtcGAGAGCCAAACGCAGAGACTTGGCAGAAGAGAGTGAAGAGGGCACGCAgggcagggaggaagaggaaacGACAGACCTTTGACCCTGAGGAGTTTGTGGAGAGTAAGAACAGTGACTCAGAATTCAacccagaagaggaggagagcgggAGCAACAGTGACTCTGACTTCaacccagaggaagaagagagtGGGAGCAAAAGGAGGAGTACAGGTAGACCAATAGGCAGACCAAAAGGAAGACCAGGGACCAGCAGAAAGATCTATGCAGGAACTGTTGGTAAAGAGCTTGATGGATCGAACCTGAATGAACACAAATCTGCAAAACAGTgggagcaggaggaagagaggcagagcgaaccggaggaggtgggggagagagggagcaaaaGGAAAGCCACAagcagaggaagggggagaggcaAGGGAAGACCAAAAACCATTAGAGAAAGGCATGAGGGAACTACTTGCGAAGAGCTTGTTGAATCTAACCTGGATGAACAAGTACCATCAATAGAGACGGCTCTTTCTGAACTTTTAGAGAGTTGTTGGTCAATTCAAAATGTAGATGATGCTTTTGACCCGATGCCAAATTAA